The nucleotide sequence ATGATCAGGAGATCGAATGGGACGGCGACTGGGGCTACCTGATCGTGACCCACGACCTTGCCGGCGAGCGCGAACCGCTCGGCGTCGGGCTATATGTCCACGGCGAACTCCGGTCGCAGGTTCCCAAGGGCCGGCGACGCGAGTTGTAGCTGTCACTCGGATTGCCGCTTGCGGATCACGCCGCCACCCAACCCCTCCCATTCGACGCGATAGCCTAGCCGGGAGAGCGCGGCGCTGGCGTCGTCGATTCCGTACTCGTCGAGGACTTCCTCGGCCTCGGCAAGCGTCATCCCGGGTTCGATCCGCTGAGCCAGATCAGCAAGAACCGATGGCCGGACCAGCGTCCGGCCGACCCGCTCGTGGGCGGGAAAGTCGACCGTCTCGACGGCGTCCTCGCTTACCCCGTGAGTCTCGGCCAGTTCTGCGAGCGTGAGCACGTCGGCCTCGGGTTCGAGTTCCGCCGGCAGGTCGGCCGCATTTGCGGCGACGAGGTCGGCCTCGTAGCGCCGGAGTGCGTCCCGGATGTCCTTCACCCGGACCGAACCTGTGTAAGAGATCGCCCGGTGATCACGCGCCTCGATCGCCTCGCCGACGCCGAGACTCTCGTCGTAGGCGACGAGCAATTCGACGCCCTCGATCGCGTCGAACTGAGCAAGCTTCTTCTCGACGTATTCCGGCGTCCAAAAGCCCATGATCTCGAAGAACACCCGAAAGTCGCCGTGGCGGTACTCGAACGCGAAGTCCGGGATGGCGACGCTCGCGCCGGCTTCGAGGGGTTCGGGTTCGCGGACCAGTTCCCACGGCAGATCGAGCGACGCGAAGCGGGTCGCGAAGTCGGCCTCGACGTCGCTGTCGTAGGTCGGCTCGACGACCGGCTCGACGTCGGGGACCGAGACGTCGGCGTCGGTGAGCGTCATCGTTCGCTCGCGACCGTCGTCGTCGATCGTCGCCTCGAGTCGCCACTCCGCAGTTTTGGCCACGCTCCGCAGGAGTCGGGCGAACTGAGTGCCGTACCGTCGTGTCGACTCGAACAAGGCGTCGGGCCCTGTCACGTGGAGCTCTCGCGTCCCGTCGCCCGTCCGTTCGACCTCGTAGAGAAGTCCGAAGCGTTTGACAGCGCTGACAAGCGCCGTCGGATCCGACGAGCGGATCCGGACTGCCGTCGCGTCGAACAGCGCCGTCCCCGCCAGCGAGAGATTGTACTGTTCGAGCAGCGCTGTCGGCGTCCATCCCCGGTCGATTGCTGCGAGAATCTGCCGCGCCTCGAGATCGGCGTACAGCGACGACGCGACGGCGTCGCGGTCGCTTCCGAGTCGATCGGCGGCCTGCCTGAGTGCCTGCTCGCGTTCGTCCTCGGTGACCACACCGACCGATTCGGCCGCCTCGAAGGTCGCCCGGCGTGCCCGCGCTGGCGGGAGGGGTGCTCGCGTCTCGAAGGTGGCGTCGCGCTCGAGGAGTTTGGCGAACCCGCGGACGAGTTTGAAGTCGTCGCTATCACGCTCTAGGTCGGTCAACGCCGCGGTGAGTGCCTCGCGGCGCTCGCCGACGTGGCCCTGAAAGACGCCGATCACCCGCGCTGCGAGGTCCCGGTGCTCTTCGTCGACAAACTGTGGCTGGTAGCCGCCGCCAGCCCGGGAGACGCGCAGCAGGTCCTTGCTCAGCACAGGGATAACTCGGTCGGTGGGAGACGAAAAGCCACCGGTGGATCGCACTGACTGCGCCTATCGTCGCCGACTCGCGACGCGCTCCTCGGTGGTGTCGGCACAGACAACCTCGTACAGGAGCGCGCGGCCGCCGTCCTCGCTCGGCCGAAGAATTCGGCCCAGCCGCTGGGTGAACTCCCGCTGGCTGCCGCTGCCAGCAAGCAGAATCGCCACGTTCGCGTCGGGAACGTCGATCCCCTCGTCGAGGACGTTCGCCGTGATCACCGTCGAGTAGACCCCAGTCCGGAAGCCTCGCAGGATTTCCGTGCGTTCGTCGGTCGCCGTCTCGTGGGTGATCGCCGGCCGGAGGAACCGCTCGGAGAGGCGATAGACGAAGTCCGTCGAGGCGGTGAACACGAGCACCCGGTCGTCTGCGTGGCGCTCGAGCAGTTCCGCGAGGACGTCGACCTTGCGCTCGGCCGTCCGGACGATCGAGCGGGCCCGCTCCTTGGCGAGCAGGGCTTCCCGGGCCGCCGGGTCCGTCCCCGACCGGATGACGAGTTGCTGGTAGTCCGCGCCGCTGTGCATGTCGATGTTCGAGCGGGCGAGGTAGTCAGTGAAGGTTTCCTGATCGCGTTCGTAGGCGGCCCGCTCGTCCTCGGTGAGCGGGACTTCGAGGCGTTTGATATCGTACGGTGCGAGGTGCTCGCCGGCCAGCTCATCAGGATCGAGGCGATAGACGACATTGCCGATCAACTCGGCGACGGCCTCGTGGGCACCGTCCGGGC is from Halorhabdus sp. BNX81 and encodes:
- a CDS encoding DUF790 family protein — encoded protein: MLSKDLLRVSRAGGGYQPQFVDEEHRDLAARVIGVFQGHVGERREALTAALTDLERDSDDFKLVRGFAKLLERDATFETRAPLPPARARRATFEAAESVGVVTEDEREQALRQAADRLGSDRDAVASSLYADLEARQILAAIDRGWTPTALLEQYNLSLAGTALFDATAVRIRSSDPTALVSAVKRFGLLYEVERTGDGTRELHVTGPDALFESTRRYGTQFARLLRSVAKTAEWRLEATIDDDGRERTMTLTDADVSVPDVEPVVEPTYDSDVEADFATRFASLDLPWELVREPEPLEAGASVAIPDFAFEYRHGDFRVFFEIMGFWTPEYVEKKLAQFDAIEGVELLVAYDESLGVGEAIEARDHRAISYTGSVRVKDIRDALRRYEADLVAANAADLPAELEPEADVLTLAELAETHGVSEDAVETVDFPAHERVGRTLVRPSVLADLAQRIEPGMTLAEAEEVLDEYGIDDASAALSRLGYRVEWEGLGGGVIRKRQSE
- a CDS encoding DEAD/DEAH box helicase family protein — encoded protein: MAQVTLAYEDGTIRIEGLDAEAAKSLPDVESDERSKTWRAPGYRYSAVRDAIEATGATVDDEVLDRPTLDLDSTYELRSYQREALAAWREADGRGVLELPTGSGKTVIGIAAIEALGTPTLVVVPTIDLLEQWRGELQREFDVPIGQLGGGEQRLEPLTVATYDSAYLRADEIGDRFGLVIFDEVHHLGGQGYRDIARLLAAPARMGLTATFERPDGAHEAVAELIGNVVYRLDPDELAGEHLAPYDIKRLEVPLTEDERAAYERDQETFTDYLARSNIDMHSGADYQQLVIRSGTDPAAREALLAKERARSIVRTAERKVDVLAELLERHADDRVLVFTASTDFVYRLSERFLRPAITHETATDERTEILRGFRTGVYSTVITANVLDEGIDVPDANVAILLAGSGSQREFTQRLGRILRPSEDGGRALLYEVVCADTTEERVASRRR